A region of Ictidomys tridecemlineatus isolate mIctTri1 chromosome 4, mIctTri1.hap1, whole genome shotgun sequence DNA encodes the following proteins:
- the Scn4b gene encoding sodium channel regulatory subunit beta-4 isoform X2: MSLSLEVSVGKATTIYAVNGTEILLPCTFSSCFGFENLRFWWTYNSTDVFKLLIDGTVKNEKSDPRVKLKGDDRITLEGSTKEKMNNISILLSSLEFSDTGKYTCHVKNPKENDLQHHATIFLQVVDKLEEVDNTVTLIILAVVGGVIGLLIFILLLKKFITFVLKKTREKKKECLVSSSGNDNTENGLPGSKAEEKPPTKV; this comes from the exons ATGTCCTTGTCGCTGGAGGTGTCTGTGGGAAAGGCCACTACCATCTATGCTGTCAATGGCACGGAGATCCTGCTGCCCTGCACCTTCTCCAGCTGCTTTGGCTTCGAGAACCTCCGCTTCTGGTGGACCTACAATAGCACTGATGTATTCAAGCTT CTCATAGATGGAACTGTGAAGAATGAGAAGTCCGACCCTAGGGTGAAGTTGAAAGGTGATGACCGCATCACTCTGGAGGGCTCCACTAAGGAGAAGATGAACAACATTTCCATTCTGCTGAGTAGCCTGGAGTTCAGCGACACGGGCAAATATACCTGTCATGTGAAAAACCCCAAGGAGAATGACCTGCAGCACCATGCCACCATCTTCCTCCAAGTTGTTGATAAAT TGGAAGAAGTGGACAACACAGTGACGCTCATCATCCTGGCCGTGGTGGGTGGAGTCATTGGACTCCTCATCTTCATCTTGCTGCTAAAGAAGTTCATCACTTTTGTCCTCAAGAAGACCCGGGAGAAAAA gaaGGAGTGTCTTGTGAGTTCCTCTGGGAATGACAACACGGAGAACGGGTTgcctggctccaaggcagaagaGAAACCACCCACAAAAGTCTGA
- the Scn4b gene encoding sodium channel regulatory subunit beta-4 isoform X3, with product MNNISILLSSLEFSDTGKYTCHVKNPKENDLQHHATIFLQVVDKLEEVDNTVTLIILAVVGGVIGLLIFILLLKKFITFVLKKTREKKKECLVSSSGNDNTENGLPGSKAEEKPPTKV from the exons ATGAACAACATTTCCATTCTGCTGAGTAGCCTGGAGTTCAGCGACACGGGCAAATATACCTGTCATGTGAAAAACCCCAAGGAGAATGACCTGCAGCACCATGCCACCATCTTCCTCCAAGTTGTTGATAAAT TGGAAGAAGTGGACAACACAGTGACGCTCATCATCCTGGCCGTGGTGGGTGGAGTCATTGGACTCCTCATCTTCATCTTGCTGCTAAAGAAGTTCATCACTTTTGTCCTCAAGAAGACCCGGGAGAAAAA gaaGGAGTGTCTTGTGAGTTCCTCTGGGAATGACAACACGGAGAACGGGTTgcctggctccaaggcagaagaGAAACCACCCACAAAAGTCTGA
- the Scn4b gene encoding sodium channel regulatory subunit beta-4 isoform X1 yields the protein MSRAGDRGKALARWLGTGLLGLFLLPMSLSLEVSVGKATTIYAVNGTEILLPCTFSSCFGFENLRFWWTYNSTDVFKLLIDGTVKNEKSDPRVKLKGDDRITLEGSTKEKMNNISILLSSLEFSDTGKYTCHVKNPKENDLQHHATIFLQVVDKLEEVDNTVTLIILAVVGGVIGLLIFILLLKKFITFVLKKTREKKKECLVSSSGNDNTENGLPGSKAEEKPPTKV from the exons ATGTCCCGGGCTGGAGACCGAGGCAAAGCCCTGGCGAGATGGCTGGGCACTGGGCTTTTGG GTCTCTTCCTGCTCCCCATGTCCTTGTCGCTGGAGGTGTCTGTGGGAAAGGCCACTACCATCTATGCTGTCAATGGCACGGAGATCCTGCTGCCCTGCACCTTCTCCAGCTGCTTTGGCTTCGAGAACCTCCGCTTCTGGTGGACCTACAATAGCACTGATGTATTCAAGCTT CTCATAGATGGAACTGTGAAGAATGAGAAGTCCGACCCTAGGGTGAAGTTGAAAGGTGATGACCGCATCACTCTGGAGGGCTCCACTAAGGAGAAGATGAACAACATTTCCATTCTGCTGAGTAGCCTGGAGTTCAGCGACACGGGCAAATATACCTGTCATGTGAAAAACCCCAAGGAGAATGACCTGCAGCACCATGCCACCATCTTCCTCCAAGTTGTTGATAAAT TGGAAGAAGTGGACAACACAGTGACGCTCATCATCCTGGCCGTGGTGGGTGGAGTCATTGGACTCCTCATCTTCATCTTGCTGCTAAAGAAGTTCATCACTTTTGTCCTCAAGAAGACCCGGGAGAAAAA gaaGGAGTGTCTTGTGAGTTCCTCTGGGAATGACAACACGGAGAACGGGTTgcctggctccaaggcagaagaGAAACCACCCACAAAAGTCTGA